From Rhodopseudomonas palustris:
GCCCCTCCAGCGCCACCAGCAGCAGCGCCGCCCGCTGTTCCTCGACCAGCGTCGCCAGCGCACGGGCGATATCGCCGCCCTCGGCCTCGGTGCCGCTGGCGTCGGCGCCGGTATCGGTCAACGGCATCAAGGTCGGTCGACGCGCCAGCGCGCGGCGGCGGTTGCGGTTGAGGTTGGTCAGAATGGTGTAGAGCCAGCTCCGCAGATCGCCGCCGAGAAACAGTTTTTCCGAGCGCAGCGCTCGCACCAGCGTGTCCTGCACCAGGTCGTCGGCGATGTCCGTGTCGCGCGCCAGCGCGCGGGCGTATCGCCGCAACGCCGGAATCATCGCCTCGACGCCGTCCCGAAACTCGTTCATCGCTCCGATTGCCCCGCGCCGGCTTCCTGCGCAACCGCGTCTCGGCAATAATCGCGGCGCCAGGAGTCAGAACACCGGCGAACGGCGCCTATTCCACGCGCCGAGACTGCCTGAACCGGCCGAATTTGCGGCGAACAGGGGGGCTGTACCAAGCCCGGCCGCTGGTGTACCTCCAGAGCCCGATCAAGGCGATAGGATACGAAATGGTGACCGATTCAGGCCTGATGCAAGGCAAGCGTGGGGTGATTCTGGGGGTGGCGAACAACCGTTCGATCGCCTGGGGGATCGCCAAGGCCTGTCGCGCCCACGGCGCCGAGATCGCCCTGACCTGGCAGGGCGACGCGCTGAAGAAGCGGGTGATGCCGCTGGCGGCCGAACTCGACGGTATTTTGGTCGGGCATTGCGACG
This genomic window contains:
- a CDS encoding sigma-70 family RNA polymerase sigma factor; the encoded protein is MNEFRDGVEAMIPALRRYARALARDTDIADDLVQDTLVRALRSEKLFLGGDLRSWLYTILTNLNRNRRRALARRPTLMPLTDTGADASGTEAEGGDIARALATLVEEQRAALLLVALEGLSYREVADIQGVPIGTVMSRLARARAHVRASLDGEKPMLRRVK